A stretch of the Solanum dulcamara chromosome 6, daSolDulc1.2, whole genome shotgun sequence genome encodes the following:
- the LOC129892417 gene encoding cation transporter HKT1;3-like, with translation MTVKPLSLSFFKTTSHRVKLFWIELGYFMILSILGFLAVNYVSKPRTLPSFRPQNLDVFFTSVSSTTVSSMSTVEMEVFSNVQLVFMTILMFLGGEAFTSFLSLQLIKKENKDDSFSSKDYELGAVINVVDKLEDNVIINPIEHSHDYDEIIKMKSIRLLSYVVFGYILGIILLGSSLVSLYIGIIPSAKQILKEKGLNLHTFSLFTTVSTFVNCGFVPTNENMIVFKQNSGLLLILIPQILLGNTLFAPCLRLTILFLWKITKRQELEYILKNSKRVGYSHIFPSFETISIAISVVGLIVVQFVVFYSLEWNSEATSGLSSYEKMVASLFEVVNTRHTGQSVFDLSTLTPAILVLFTLMMYLSPYTTFLPVDNYEEKSEKMKRRKGRSLMEYISFSQPSCLVIFTILICVVEKEKMKSDPLNFNVLNIVFEVISAYGTVGMSMGYSCARQIKPDGHCKDATYGFAGKWSNTGKFILIIVMFFGRMKKYNQRGGKSWKVL, from the exons ATGACAGTGAAGCCACTTTCATTGTCCTTCTTTAAGACTACGAGTCATAGGGTAAAATTATTTTGGATAGAATTAGGGTATTTCATGATCCTTTCAATTTTAGGTTTCTTAGCTGTGAATTATGTTTCAAAACCTAGAACTCTACCGTCATTCCGTCCTCAAAACCTAGATGTGTTTTTCACTTCTGTTTCTTCTACCACTGTTTCTAGTATGTCTACGGTTGAAATGGAAGTTTTCTCAAATGTCCAACTTGTTTTCATGACTATATTAATGTTTCTTGGTGGGGAAGCTTTTACCTCTTTTCTTAGTCTTCAACTCatcaagaaagaaaacaaagatgACTCTTTTAGTAGCAAAGATTATGAGCTAGGAGCAGTAATAAACGTGGTCGATAAGTTAGAAGATAATGTAATAATAAACCCTATCGAGCATAGTCATGATTACGATGAAATTATCAAGATGAAGTCGATAAGATTGTTGAGTTACGTGGTTTTTGGATATATTCTTGGTATTATTCTTCTTGGTTCGTCGTTAGTTTCTCTCTACATAGGAATCATCCCAAGTGCGAAACAAATCCTTAAAGAAAAAGGACTTAACTTACATACTTTTTCACTATTCACCACTGTTTCAACATTTGTAAATTGTGGTTTTGTCCCTACAAATGAAAACATGATTGTTTTCAAGCAAAATTCAGGCCTTCTTCTCATTCTTATCCCTCAAATCCTTCTTGGAAACACTTTGTTTGCTCCTTGTTTACGGCTCACTATTTTGTTCCTCTGGAAAATCACAAAGAGACAAGAGTTAGAGTATATTTTGAAGAACTCGAAACGTGTTGGTTATTCACATATTTTTCCATCTTTTGAAACGATTTCTATTGCAATTAGTGTTGTGGGATTAATAGTAGTGCAGTTTGTAGTGTTTTATTCATTGGAATGGAATTCTGAAGCCACTTCTGGATTGAGTAGTTATGAGAAGATGGTGGCCTCTTTGTTTGAGGTTGTGAATACAAGGCATACTGGTCAATCTGTATTTGATCTTTCAACTTTAACTCCAGCAATCTTAGTATTGTTCACCTTAATGAT GTATCTATCACCCTATACTACATTTTTGCCTGTTGACAATTATGAAGAGAAGTCAGAAAAAATGAAGAGGAGAAAAGGGCGAAGCTTGATGGAGTACATATCATTCTCACAACCTTCTTGTTTGGTCATTTTTACCATTCTTATTTGTGTTGTggagaaagaaaaaatgaaaagtgaTCCACTCAACTTCAATGTGCTCAACATTGTCTTTGAAGTCATAAG TGCATATGGGACTGTTGGAATGTCAATGGGCTATAGTTGTGCAAGGCAAATAAAACCAGATGGCCATTGCAAGGATGCAACATATGGATTTGCTGGAAAGTGGAGTAATACAGGAAAGTTCATTTTGATAATTGTCATGTTCTTTGGAAGGATGAAGAAGTACAATCAAAGAGGTGGCAAGTCTTGGAAAGTATTATAA